The Methylomicrobium lacus LW14 genome window below encodes:
- a CDS encoding KTSC domain-containing protein yields the protein MIPVRSRAISAVGYDPSTLQMYIRFKQGNTYTFCRVPQNVFDGLLSASSKGVYYDNHIRDRYRC from the coding sequence ATGATCCCAGTAAGATCAAGAGCAATCAGCGCCGTAGGCTACGACCCAAGTACGTTGCAGATGTATATCCGATTCAAGCAGGGCAACACCTACACGTTTTGCCGTGTTCCTCAGAATGTATTTGATGGCCTTTTGTCCGCAAGTTCTAAAGGCGTATATTACGACAACCACATACGGGACAGGTATCGCTGTTGA
- a CDS encoding polysaccharide deacetylase family protein, with amino-acid sequence MRRPKPLLLTLSSLLLLGFSTHTGAAGPAQVAKADPHLWLEAVNSPAGFDKASRASILAYALALQDMQKLSDSDMLTAFKIKSVNRASVAKWLSQELKNTLANYQHAAETCAEADWTCVGDTETSQALLDKAADANGKLPPPLRAWRAKLDGFTHAYLAEQLRLAALFPKVSSEIDRFSDREWTGDSLPDRQFFLSFDDGPSAPNGNSDDTLAMLKKQGKSAVFFVLGENLKKRVDRTKAATVASLYQGQCVASHGWEHQSHAKWGQWQDSIKRTQALLQDTLAEKQVMPLFRPPYGQRKADSGAFFEAQGLHVALWNLDSQDWNSHVTPDDIQSRMLTLMLIKRHGVMLFHDVHPKAKTALPVLFEEVGGAVAWGDCAQLRQF; translated from the coding sequence ATGCGCCGCCCTAAACCCTTATTGCTGACACTGTCTTCGCTGCTATTGCTGGGCTTTTCAACGCATACGGGCGCGGCGGGACCGGCGCAGGTCGCCAAGGCCGACCCGCATCTTTGGCTGGAGGCCGTCAATTCGCCGGCCGGGTTTGACAAGGCCTCGCGTGCGTCGATTTTGGCGTATGCACTGGCCTTGCAGGACATGCAGAAGCTGTCGGACAGCGACATGCTGACAGCATTTAAGATCAAGAGCGTCAACCGGGCGTCGGTGGCAAAATGGCTGAGCCAGGAATTGAAAAATACGCTCGCTAATTATCAACATGCGGCGGAAACGTGCGCCGAAGCCGATTGGACTTGCGTGGGCGACACCGAAACCTCGCAGGCATTGCTCGACAAGGCGGCCGACGCAAACGGCAAGCTGCCGCCGCCGCTTCGGGCCTGGCGCGCCAAGTTGGATGGCTTTACCCATGCCTATCTTGCCGAACAATTGCGCCTTGCCGCGTTATTTCCGAAGGTCAGCAGCGAGATCGACCGTTTCAGCGACCGGGAATGGACGGGCGACAGCTTGCCCGATCGCCAGTTCTTTTTGAGCTTTGACGACGGTCCTTCCGCCCCGAACGGAAACAGCGACGACACCCTGGCGATGCTGAAAAAACAGGGCAAGAGCGCCGTCTTTTTCGTATTGGGCGAAAATCTGAAAAAACGCGTCGACCGAACCAAGGCGGCGACGGTGGCTTCGCTCTATCAAGGCCAGTGCGTCGCCTCCCACGGCTGGGAACATCAATCGCATGCCAAATGGGGGCAATGGCAGGATTCGATCAAAAGAACGCAAGCCCTGTTGCAGGATACGCTCGCTGAAAAACAGGTGATGCCGTTGTTTCGGCCGCCTTATGGACAACGCAAAGCGGACAGCGGCGCGTTTTTTGAAGCCCAGGGATTGCATGTCGCGCTATGGAATCTGGATTCGCAGGACTGGAACAGCCATGTCACGCCCGACGATATCCAGAGCCGCATGCTGACGCTGATGCTGATCAAGCGGCACGGGGTCATGCTGTTTCATGACGTTCATCCGAAGGCGAAAACGGCGTTGCCGGTCTTGTTCGAGGAAGTCGGCGGCGCCGTGGCATGGGGCGATTGCGCCCAGTTACGGCAGTTCTGA